One segment of Streptomyces sp. NBC_01463 DNA contains the following:
- a CDS encoding MarR family winged helix-turn-helix transcriptional regulator gives MNETPPSLLGLTTYLMSRTGKAARSRLAERLAERGLRLRHMAVLSALVDFGPHAQRQLADRLSIDRGDIVNLVDDLRAAGLVDRARDTADRRRVTVTVSEAGRTLFESLRADALDVQDEILAPLTARERSRLTSLLKRVHDHVRENAGD, from the coding sequence ATGAACGAGACCCCGCCCAGCCTCCTGGGACTCACGACGTACCTGATGTCCAGGACCGGCAAGGCCGCGCGGAGCCGGCTCGCGGAGCGGCTGGCCGAACGCGGCCTGCGGCTGCGGCACATGGCGGTGCTGTCGGCGCTCGTGGACTTCGGCCCGCATGCGCAGCGGCAGCTGGCGGACCGGCTCTCGATCGACCGCGGCGACATCGTGAACCTCGTGGACGATCTCCGAGCGGCCGGACTCGTGGACCGGGCCCGCGACACCGCTGACCGGCGACGCGTCACGGTCACCGTCAGCGAGGCGGGCCGCACGCTGTTCGAGAGCCTCCGGGCCGACGCGCTGGACGTGCAGGACGAGATCCTGGCACCCCTCACCGCGCGTGAACGCAGCCGTCTGACCAGTCTGTTGAAGCGTGTGCACGACCATGTCCGGGAAAACGCCGGGGACTGA